One part of the Trypanosoma brucei brucei TREU927 chromosome 4, complete sequence genome encodes these proteins:
- a CDS encoding retrotransposon hot spot (RHS) protein, putative (RHS3. Chimeric gene between RHS1 (N-terminal domain) and RHS3 (C-terminal domain): pers. comm. Frederic Bringaud, CNRS/BordeauxII University.) — protein sequence MSRANSPAAPQGNNANPQVPNNIEGPMRRPRDENVAPPPAQPPQMPQRYKRFSDWKMNSTVRDFLLEEYATLPKMNLHDFLNQCFSNTYNTVNVSMETFVKNPEDYIKDAEILEDIQDTDEFQLLRADIYLSEEKIFTISDWVNGATPEVKNSISPVARGRLNAVQHAVTESEVWFLPRVSVKSCRDVYDSFYNAKWSYVMSGYDAEPLGMKVFDGRPQRIWTEAELNITPKTADFDARVKEGSNGLEIFVLTSEKGWPYNRFVLGYTERCKTICKHVYIRREIMRVWYIIQRGLKAWWMEATAEGPPIHIIIGTSGIGKTCGLGSFLFYSLLHFNEGMLDVVAYFLEDAAFLIYNREGEERGTVDEYERWESAVAAINKMKFENRGHIIMDTRYAMEKLYTQLPSDVWSVTFLTFPKSAHFDEWSANKGGHQIIMNCDDVRDMKAFMAWKKLSIHTGEKVSNRRRYELKREIEDEWKIVEGRINLIGPLPRYIFGLGCYEWHLKRVYDALRAMKKSDKYCYNDIIEHTADWRNDEVMNKLVKIVRVKGNVGGVESYKCQALSLMIRNMMMN from the coding sequence ATGTCAAGAGCCAATAGCCCCGCAGctccacaaggaaataaCGCAAACCCACAAGTGCCAAATAACATTGAAGGGCCCATGAGGAGGCCACGGGATGAAAATGTagcacctcctcctgctcagcctccacagatGCCGCAGAGATATAAAAGATTTTCTGATTGGAAAATGAACAGTACAGTGAGGGATTTTTTGCTGGAAGAATATGCGACATTGCCCAAAATGAATCTGCATGACTTTTTGAATCAATGCTTCTCAAACACGTATAACACAGTGAATGTGTCAATGGAAACGTTTGTTAAGAATCCTGAAGATTATATTAAGGATGCCGAGATTCTTGAGGATATACAGGATACGGATGAGTTTCAATTACTGAGGGCAGATATTTATCTCTCTgaggaaaaaatttttaccATCAGCGATTGGGTGAACGGTGCAACTCCAGAAGTGAAAAACTCCATTAGCCCCGTAGCAAGGGGAAGGTTGAATGCAGTACAACATGCTGTCACGGAATCAGAAGTATGGTTTCTGCCGCGTGTTTCTGTCAAAAGTTGTCGAGATGTTTACGATTCTTTTTACAAtgcgaaatggagttatgtgatgtcgggttatGATGCGGAGCCACTTGGAATGAAGGTATTCGATGGAAGGCCGCAGCGCATATGGACGGAGGCAGAATTGAATATAACTCCTAAAACTGCCGATTTTGATGCAAGAGTAAAGGAAGGATCCAATGGTTTGgagatttttgttcttacgtcggagaagggttggccatacaacAGGTTTGTATTGGGTTACACTGAGAGATGCAAGACAATTTGCAAGCATGTATatatccgtcgtgaaattatgcgcgtgtggtatataatCCAACGAGGTCTGAAAGCATGGTGGATGGAAGCAACAGCTGAGGGTCCACCAATACATATTATTATTGGCACGTCTGGAATTGGTAAAACATGTGGCCttggatcatttttattttattcactgcttcacttcaatgaaggaatgcttgatgttgttgcatatttctTGGAGGATGCTGCCTTCCTGATATACAACCGAgagggtgaggaaagagggacTGTTGATGAATACGAACGCTGGGagtctgccgttgctgccataaataaaatgaaatttgAAAACAGAGGACACATTATTATGGACACAAGGTATGCAATGGAGAAACTATACACTCAACTTCCCTCTGATGTTTGGAGTGtaactttcctcactttccctAAAAGTGCCCATTTTGATGAGTGGAGTGCAAATAAGGGAGGCCACCAAATTATTATGAACTGcgatgatgtgcgtgacatgaaggcatttATGGCATGGAAAAAGCTGTCAATACATACAGGAGAAAAGGTgtccaacagaagaagatacgaattgaagagagaaattgaAGATGAGTGGAAAATAGTGGAGGGACGCATTAATTTAATTGGACCGCTGCCTCGTTATATATTTGGTTTAGGTTGTTATGAGTGGCATCTGAAAAGAGTGTATGATGCGTTGAGAGCTATGAAGAAATCTGATAAATATTGCtataatgatattattgaACACACGGCTGACTGGCGGAACGATGAAGTTATGAACAAGTTGGTGAAGATTGTAAGAGTAAAAGGAAATGTTGGAGGAGTCGAATCATACAAATGTCAAGCCCTATCGCTGATGATCAGAAATATGATGATGAATTAA
- a CDS encoding retrotransposon hot spot (RHS) protein, putative (RHS3. Chimeric gene between RHS1 (N-terminal domain) and RHS3 (C-terminal domain): pers. comm. Frederic Bringaud, CNRS/BordeauxII University.), whose product MRRPRDEHVAPPPAQPPQMPQRYKRFSDWKMNSTVRDFLLERYATLPKMNLHDFLNQCFSNTYNTVNVSMETFVKNPEDYIKDAEILEDIQGLYEFREYKRIVEKLPETEMWINYLKEEKIFTISDWVNGATPEVKNSISPVARGRLNAVQHAVTESEVWFLPRVSVKSCRDVYDSFYNAKWSYVMSGYDAEPLGMKVFDGRPQRIWTEAELNITPKTADVDARVKEGSNGLEIFVLTSEKGWPYNRFVLGYTERCKTICKHVYIRREIMRVWYIIQRGLKAWWMEATAEGPPIHIIIGTSGIGKTCGLGSFLFYSLLHFNEGMLDVVAYFLEDAAFLIYNREGEGRGTVDEYKRWESAVSAINKMKSESKGHIVMDTRYAMEELYTQLPSDVWSVTFLTFPKSAHFDEWSANKGGHHIIINCDDVRDMKAFMAWKKLSIHTGEKVSNRRRYELKREIEDEWKIVEGRINLIGPLPRYIFGLGCYEWHLKSVYDALRAMKKSDKYCYNDIIEHTADWRNDEVMNKLVKIVRVKGNVGGVESYKCQALSLMIRNMMMN is encoded by the coding sequence ATGAGGAGGCCACGGGATGAACATGTagcacctcctcctgctcagcctccacagatGCCGCAGAGATATAAAAGATTTTCTGATTGGAAAATGAACAGTACAGTGAGGGATTTTTTGCTGGAAAGATATGCGACATTGCCCAAAATGAATCTGCATGACTTTTTGAATCAATGCTTCTCAAACACGTATAACACAGTGAATGTGTCAATGGAAACGTTTGTTAAGAATCCTGAAGATTATATTAAGGATGCCGAGATTCTTGAGGATATACAGGGGCTTTATGAGTTCAGGGAGTACAAAAGGATTGTTGAGAAACTGCCTGAAACAGAAATGTGGATAAACTAcctaaaagaggaaaaaatttttaccATCAGCGATTGGGTGAACGGTGCAACTCCAGAGGTGAAAAACTCCATTAGCCCCGTAGCAAGGGGAAGGTTGAATGCAGTACAACATGCTGTCACGGAATCAGAAGTATGGTTTCTGCCGCGTGTTTCTGTCAAAAGTTGTCGAGATGTTTACGATTCTTTTTACAAtgcgaaatggagttatgtgatgtcgggttatGATGCGGAGCCACTTGGAATGAAGGTATTCGATGGAAGGCCGCAGCGCATATGGACGGAGGCAGAATTGAATATAACTCCTAAAACTGCCGATGTTGATGCAAGAGTAAAGGAAGGATCCAATGGTTTGgagatttttgttcttacgtcggagaagggttggccatacaacAGGTTTGTATTGGGTTACACTGAGAGATGCAAGACAATTTGCAAGCATGTATatatccgtcgtgaaattatgcgcgtgtggtatataatCCAACGAGGTCTGAAAGCATGGTGGATGGAAGCAACAGCTGAGGGTCCACCAATACATATTATTATTGGCACGTCTGGAATTGGTAAAACATGTGGCCttggatcatttttattttattcactgcttcacttcaatgaaggaatgcttgatgttgttgcatatttctTGGAGGATGCTGCCTTCCTGATATACAACCGAGAGGGTGAGGGAAGAGGGACTGTTGATGAATACAAACGCTGGGAGTCTGCCGTTTCTgccataaataaaatgaaatctGAAAGCAAAGGGCACATTGTTATGGACACAAGGTATGCAATGGAGGAACTATACACTCAACTTCCCTCTGATGTTTGGAGTGtaactttcctcactttccctAAAAGTGCCCATTTTGATGAGTGGAGTGCAAATAAGGGAGGCCaccatattattataaactgcgatgatgtgcgtgacatgaaggcatttATGGCATGGAAAAAGCTGTCAATACATACAGGAGAAAAGGTgtccaacagaagaagatacgaattgaagagagaaattgaAGATGAGTGGAAAATAGTGGAGGGACGCATTAATTTAATTGGACCGCTGCCTCGTTATATATTTGGTTTAGGTTGTTATGAGTGGCATCTGAAAAGTGTGTATGATGCGTTGAGAGCTATGAAGAAATCTGATAAATATTGCtataatgatattattgaACACACGGCTGACTGGCGGAACGATGAAGTTATGAACAAGTTGGTGAAGATTGTAAGAGTAAAAGGAAATGTTGGAGGAGTCGAATCATACAAATGTCAAGCCCTATCGCTGATGATCAGAAATATGATGATGAATTAA
- a CDS encoding retrotransposon hot spot (RHS) protein, putative (RHS3. Chimeric gene between RHS1 (N-terminal domain) and RHS3 (C-terminal domain): pers. comm. Frederic Bringaud, CNRS/BordeauxII University.) has product MRRPRDEHVAPPPAQPPQMPQRYKRFSDWKMNSTVRDFLLEEYATLPKMNLHDFLNQCFSNTYNTVNVSMETFVKNPEDYIKDAEILEDIQGLYEFREYKRIVEKLPETEMWINYLKEEKIFTISDWVNGATPEVKNSISPVARGRLNAVQHAVTESEVWFLPRVSVKSCRDVYDSFYNAKWSYVMSGYDAEPLGMKVFDGRPQRIWTEAELNITPKTADFDARVKEGSNGLEIFVLTSEKGWPYNRFVLGYTERCKTICKHVYIRREIMRVWYIIQRGLKAWWMEATAEGPPIHIIIGTSGIGKTCGLGSFLFYSLLHFNEGMLDVVAYFLEDAAFLIYNREGEGRGTVDEYKRWESAVAAINKMKSESKGHIVMDTRYAMEELYTQLPSDVWSVTFLTFPKSAHFDEWSANKGGHHIIINCDDVRDMKAFMAWKKLSIHTGEKVSNRRRYELKREIEDEWKIVEGRINLIGPLPRYIFGLGCYEWHLKSVYDALRAMKKSDKYCYNDIIEHTADWRNDEVMNKLVKIVRVKGNVGGVESYKCQALSLMIRNMMMN; this is encoded by the coding sequence ATGAGGAGGCCACGGGATGAACATGTagcacctcctcctgctcagcctccacagatGCCGCAGAGATATAAAAGATTTTCTGATTGGAAAATGAACAGTACAGTGAGGGATTTTTTGCTGGAAGAATATGCGACATTGCCCAAAATGAATCTGCATGACTTTTTGAATCAATGCTTCTCAAACACGTATAACACAGTGAATGTGTCAATGGAAACGTTTGTTAAGAATCCTGAAGATTATATTAAGGATGCCGAGATTCTTGAGGATATACAGGGGCTTTATGAGTTCAGGGAGTACAAAAGGATTGTTGAGAAACTGCCTGAAACAGAAATGTGGATAAACTACcttaaagaggaaaaaatttttaccATCAGCGATTGGGTGAACGGTGCAACTCCAGAGGTGAAAAACTCCATTAGCCCCGTAGCAAGGGGAAGGTTGAATGCAGTACAACATGCTGTCACGGAATCAGAAGTATGGTTTCTGCCGCGTGTTTCTGTCAAAAGTTGTCGAGATGTTTACGATTCTTTTTACAAtgcgaaatggagttatgtgatgtcgggttatGATGCGGAGCCACTTGGAATGAAGGTATTCGATGGAAGGCCGCAGCGCATATGGACGGAGGCAGAATTGAATATAACTCCTAAAACTGCCGATTTTGATGCAAGAGTAAAGGAAGGATCCAATGGTTTGgagatttttgttcttacgtcggagaagggttggccatacaacAGGTTTGTATTGGGTTACACTGAGAGATGCAAGACAATTTGCAAGCATGTATatatccgtcgtgaaattatgcgcgtgtggtatataatCCAACGAGGTCTGAAAGCATGGTGGATGGAAGCAACAGCTGAGGGTCCACCAATACATATTATTATTGGCACGTCTGGAATTGGTAAAACATGTGGCCttggatcatttttattttattcactgcttcacttcaatgaaggaatgcttgatgttgttgcatatttctTGGAGGATGCTGCCTTCCTGATATACAACCGAGAGGGTGAGGGAAGAGGGACTGTTGATGAATACAAACGCTGGGagtctgccgttgctgccataaataaaatgaaatctGAAAGCAAAGGGCACATTGTTATGGACACAAGGTATGCAATGGAGGAACTATACACTCAACTTCCCTCTGATGTTTGGAGTGtaactttcctcactttccctAAAAGTGCCCATTTTGATGAGTGGAGTGCAAATAAGGGAGGCCaccatattattataaactgcgatgatgtgcgtgacatgaaggcatttATGGCATGGAAAAAGCTGTCAATACATACAGGAGAAAAGGTgtccaacagaagaagatacgaattgaagagagaaattgaAGATGAGTGGAAAATAGTGGAGGGACGCATTAATTTAATTGGACCGCTGCCTCGTTATATATTTGGTTTAGGTTGTTATGAGTGGCATCTGAAAAGTGTGTATGATGCGTTGAGAGCTATGAAGAAATCTGATAAATATTGCtataatgatattattgaACACACGGCTGACTGGCGGAACGATGAAGTTATGAACAAGTTGGTGAAGATTGTAAGAGTAAAAGGAAATGTTGGAGGAGTCGAATCATACAAATGTCAAGCCCTATCGCTTATGATCAGAAATATGATGATGAATTAA
- a CDS encoding retrotransposon hot spot (RHS) protein, putative (RHS3. Chimeric gene between RHS1 (N-terminal domain) and RHS3 (C-terminal domain): pers. comm. Frederic Bringaud, CNRS/BordeauxII University.) translates to MRRPRDEHVAPPPAQPPQMPQRYKRFSDWKMNSTVRDFLLEEYATLPKMNLHDFLNQCFSNTYNTVNVSMETFVKNPEDYIKDAEILEDIQGLYEFREYKRIVEKLPETEMWINYLKEEKIFTISDWVNGATPEVKNSISPVARGRLNAVQHAVTESEVWFLPRVSVKSCRDVYDSFYNAKWSYVMSGYDAEPLGMKVFDGRPQRIWTEAELNITPKTADVDARVKEGSNGLEIFVLTSEKGWPYNRFVLGYTERCKTICKHVYIRREIMRVWYIIQRGLKAWWMEATAEGPPIHIIIGTSGIGKTCGLGSFLFYSLLHFNEGMLDVVAYFLEDAAFLIYNREGEGRGTVDEYKRWESAVAAINKMKSESKGHIVMDTRYAMEELYTQLPSDVWSVTFLTFPKSAHFDEWSANKGGHHIIINCDDVRDMKAFMAWKKLSIHTGEKVSNRRRYELKREIEDEWKIVEGRINLIGPLPRYIFGLGCYEWHLKSVYDALRAMKKSDKYCYNDIIEHTADWRNDEVMNKLVKIVRVKGNVGGVESYKCQALSLMIRNMMMN, encoded by the coding sequence ATGAGGAGGCCACGGGATGAACATGTagcacctcctcctgctcagcctccacagatGCCGCAGAGATATAAAAGATTTTCTGATTGGAAAATGAACAGTACAGTGAGGGATTTTTTGCTGGAAGAATATGCGACATTGCCCAAAATGAATCTGCATGACTTTTTGAATCAATGCTTCTCAAACACGTATAACACAGTGAATGTGTCAATGGAAACGTTTGTTAAGAATCCTGAAGATTATATTAAGGATGCCGAGATTCTTGAGGATATACAGGGGCTTTATGAGTTCAGGGAGTACAAAAGGATTGTTGAGAAACTGCCTGAAACAGAAATGTGGATAAACTACcttaaagaggaaaaaatttttaccATCAGCGATTGGGTGAACGGTGCAACTCCAGAGGTGAAAAACTCCATTAGCCCCGTAGCAAGGGGAAGGTTGAATGCAGTACAACATGCTGTCACGGAATCAGAAGTATGGTTTCTGCCGCGTGTTTCTGTCAAAAGTTGTCGAGATGTTTACGATTCTTTTTACAAtgcgaaatggagttatgtgatgtcgggttatGATGCGGAGCCACTTGGAATGAAGGTATTCGATGGAAGGCCGCAGCGCATATGGACGGAGGCAGAATTGAATATAACTCCTAAAACTGCCGATGTTGATGCAAGAGTAAAGGAAGGATCCAATGGTTTGgagatttttgttcttacgtcggagaagggttggccatacaacAGGTTTGTATTGGGTTACACTGAGAGATGCAAGACAATTTGCAAGCATGTATatatccgtcgtgaaattatgcgcgtgtggtatataatCCAACGAGGTCTGAAAGCATGGTGGATGGAAGCAACAGCTGAGGGTCCACCAATACATATTATTATTGGCACGTCTGGAATTGGTAAAACATGTGGCCttggatcatttttattttattcactgcttcacttcaatgaaggaatgcttgatgttgttgcatatttctTGGAGGATGCTGCCTTCCTGATATACAACCGAGAGGGTGAGGGAAGAGGGACTGTTGATGAATACAAACGCTGGGagtctgccgttgctgccataaataaaatgaaatctGAAAGCAAAGGGCACATTGTTATGGACACAAGGTATGCAATGGAGGAACTATACACTCAACTTCCCTCTGATGTTTGGAGTGtaactttcctcactttccctAAAAGTGCCCATTTTGATGAGTGGAGTGCAAATAAGGGAGGCCaccatattattataaactgcgatgatgtgcgtgacatgaaggcatttATGGCATGGAAAAAGCTGTCAATACATACAGGAGAAAAGGTgtccaacagaagaagatacgaattgaagagagaaattgaAGATGAGTGGAAAATAGTGGAGGGACGCATTAATTTAATTGGACCGCTGCCTCGTTATATATTTGGTTTAGGTTGTTATGAGTGGCATCTGAAAAGTGTGTATGATGCGTTGAGAGCTATGAAGAAATCTGATAAATATTGCtataatgatattattgaACACACGGCTGACTGGCGGAACGATGAAGTTATGAACAAGTTGGTGAAGATTGTAAGAGTAAAAGGAAATGTTGGAGGAGTCGAATCATACAAATGTCAAGCCCTATCACTGATGATCAGAAATATGATGATGAATTAA